In Polaribacter sp. L3A8, a genomic segment contains:
- a CDS encoding aspartate carbamoyltransferase catalytic subunit codes for MSELSVEHLLGIKYLKSTDIDLIFRTADHFKEVINRPIKKVPSLRDITIANLFFENSTRTKLSFELAEKRLSADVINFSAGQSSVKKGETLIDTVNNILAMKVDIVVMRHASVGAGVFLSRHVDAKIINAGDGTHEHPTQALLDSYSIREKLGNVKGKKIVIVGDILHSRVALSNIFALQLQGAEVKVCGPTTLIPKYISSLGVQVETNLKKALEWCDVANVLRVQNERMDIKYFPSTREYTQLFGINQEILDNLGKKIVIMHPGPINRGVEITSDVADSDQSIILNQVENGVAVRMAVIYLLAQQVKR; via the coding sequence AAGTATCTAAAATCAACTGATATTGATCTTATTTTTAGAACTGCAGATCATTTTAAAGAGGTAATTAATAGACCTATTAAAAAAGTGCCTTCTTTAAGAGATATTACTATTGCCAACTTGTTTTTTGAAAACAGCACCCGTACAAAGTTAAGTTTCGAATTGGCGGAAAAAAGACTTTCTGCAGATGTAATTAATTTTTCTGCTGGGCAATCATCAGTAAAAAAAGGAGAAACTTTAATAGATACCGTAAACAACATTTTGGCTATGAAAGTTGATATTGTTGTAATGAGACACGCAAGTGTTGGTGCAGGAGTATTTTTATCTAGACATGTAGATGCTAAAATTATCAATGCTGGTGATGGCACGCACGAACACCCAACACAAGCCTTATTAGACTCTTACTCTATTAGAGAAAAATTAGGAAATGTAAAAGGTAAAAAAATTGTTATTGTAGGTGATATCTTACACTCTAGAGTTGCTTTATCTAACATATTTGCATTGCAATTACAAGGTGCAGAAGTAAAGGTTTGTGGACCTACAACGTTAATACCTAAATACATTTCTAGTTTAGGTGTACAAGTAGAAACCAACCTAAAAAAAGCACTAGAATGGTGTGATGTTGCCAATGTTTTACGTGTTCAAAATGAAAGAATGGATATTAAATATTTTCCTTCAACTAGAGAATACACGCAACTTTTTGGAATTAACCAAGAGATTTTAGACAACCTTGGTAAAAAAATTGTAATCATGCATCCAGGGCCAATAAATCGTGGTGTAGAAATTACAAGTGATGTTGCAGATTCTGATCAATCTATTATATTAAATCAAGTAGAAAACGGAGTTGCGGTTAGAATGGCTGTTATTTATTTATTAGCGCAACAAGTTAAAAGATAA
- a CDS encoding T9SS type A sorting domain-containing protein: MIKKLLLILFLSSITLGFSQEKSIDGLSAAPNPFTNSTKISFLSATNSTVYFTVKNVLGKTVFRKNILIKPGKNSIPFYKNDLPTGMYIYSIQDKEKTISKRLVIR, encoded by the coding sequence ATGATAAAAAAATTACTTTTAATTTTATTTTTAAGTAGTATTACTTTAGGTTTTTCTCAAGAAAAATCTATTGATGGTTTATCTGCTGCTCCAAATCCTTTTACAAATTCTACAAAGATTAGTTTTTTATCAGCTACAAACTCAACAGTCTACTTTACGGTTAAAAACGTTTTAGGAAAAACCGTATTCAGAAAAAACATTTTAATAAAACCTGGTAAAAATAGCATTCCTTTTTATAAGAATGATTTACCTACAGGAATGTATATTTACAGTATTCAAGATAAAGAGAAAACGATTTCTAAACGACTTGTTATTAGATGA
- a CDS encoding ribonuclease Z has translation MSITLTILGCHSATPRLNAFPTSQYLEINNRHFLIDCGEGTQRQMRKYKVGFSKINHIFISHLHGDHFYGLVGLLATFGILNREKELHIYGPKGIKEVTLLQLKISQSHAKYTMIFHELTSKKSELIFEDDKVSVRTIPLTHRVYTNGYLFTEKEKSRKLNMLNISGYPEIDKADYLNIKAGRDVTLPSGEIVPNAALTLNPPKPLSFAFCSDTSYKPDIVPIIENADLLYHEATFLEDREDLAKKTRHSTTKQAAEIAKQANVKELIIGHYSGRYKDISLFKKEAQEIFENTKLAEPGKSFTV, from the coding sequence ATGAGTATAACACTAACTATTTTAGGTTGTCATTCTGCAACACCAAGACTAAACGCTTTTCCTACTTCTCAATATTTAGAAATTAACAATCGTCATTTTTTAATTGATTGTGGTGAGGGTACACAGCGCCAAATGAGAAAATACAAAGTAGGTTTTTCTAAGATTAATCATATTTTTATATCTCATTTACATGGAGATCATTTTTATGGTTTGGTTGGCCTATTAGCTACTTTTGGTATTTTAAACAGAGAAAAAGAACTTCATATTTATGGTCCAAAAGGCATTAAAGAAGTCACTTTATTACAATTAAAAATTTCTCAGTCTCACGCAAAATATACAATGATTTTTCATGAATTGACTTCTAAAAAAAGTGAACTCATTTTTGAAGATGATAAAGTTTCTGTACGTACTATTCCTTTAACACATAGAGTGTATACTAACGGATATTTGTTTACCGAAAAAGAAAAATCGAGAAAATTAAACATGCTAAATATTAGCGGATATCCAGAAATTGACAAAGCAGATTATTTAAATATAAAAGCAGGTAGAGATGTTACTTTACCTTCTGGTGAAATTGTGCCAAATGCAGCATTAACATTAAACCCGCCTAAACCTTTAAGTTTTGCTTTTTGTAGTGATACTAGCTATAAACCAGATATTGTACCTATTATAGAAAATGCTGATTTATTATATCACGAAGCTACTTTTTTAGAAGATAGAGAAGATTTAGCAAAAAAAACAAGGCATTCTACAACAAAACAAGCCGCTGAAATTGCAAAACAAGCAAACGTAAAAGAATTGATTATTGGTCATTATTCTGGCAGATATAAAGACATCTCTTTGTTTAAAAAAGAAGCGCAAGAAATTTTTGAAAACACAAAATTGGCTGAACCTGGAAAATCATTTACGGTATAA
- a CDS encoding CoA-binding protein encodes MKNVTLVIGASINPNRYSNIAIKRLVDKEIKVAALGLRKGTVLVVVIDDEKKAYTNIDTVTLYLNPKRQEQYYNYIIGLKPRRVIFNPGTENMEFVKLLNENNIESEIACTLVLLSTNQY; translated from the coding sequence ATGAAAAACGTAACTTTAGTTATAGGAGCATCCATAAACCCAAATAGATATTCTAATATTGCTATTAAAAGATTGGTTGATAAAGAAATAAAAGTTGCTGCTTTAGGCTTAAGAAAGGGAACTGTTTTAGTAGTCGTAATTGATGATGAAAAGAAAGCCTATACAAATATAGATACGGTAACTTTGTATTTAAACCCAAAAAGACAAGAACAGTATTATAACTATATAATTGGTTTAAAACCAAGAAGGGTAATATTTAACCCAGGAACAGAAAATATGGAGTTTGTAAAGTTGTTAAACGAGAATAATATTGAGTCTGAAATTGCTTGTACATTAGTTTTATTGAGTACAAATCAATATTAA
- a CDS encoding 3-oxoacyl-ACP synthase III family protein, translated as MYNSKIIGLGYYVPENIVTNNDLKEFMDTSDEWIQERTGIKERRWIDPKSGDTTAVMGAKASRIAIERAGLTKDDIDFIVFATLSPDMYFPGGGVQVQEMLDMGTIPALDVRNQCSGFIYAMSVADQFIKTGMYKNILVIGAENHSGGLDKSTRGRNISVIFGDGAGAAVLSRSEEAGKGILSTHLHSEGKHAKELVLEGPSTGKWVPGIIERNDPDDVSYFPYMNGQFVFKHAITRFSEAIVEGLTANKLDKEDIDMLIPHQANLRIAQFIQKKFKLSDDQVFNNIQKYGNTTAASVIIALTEAWEEGKIKENDLVVLAAFGSGFTWGSVIIRW; from the coding sequence ATGTATAATTCAAAAATAATCGGACTTGGATATTATGTCCCAGAAAATATTGTTACGAATAACGATTTAAAAGAATTCATGGATACTTCAGATGAATGGATTCAAGAAAGAACAGGGATAAAAGAAAGACGTTGGATTGATCCTAAATCGGGTGATACTACAGCAGTTATGGGAGCAAAAGCATCTAGAATTGCAATTGAAAGAGCGGGTTTAACTAAAGATGATATCGATTTTATTGTGTTTGCAACTTTAAGTCCGGATATGTATTTTCCTGGTGGTGGTGTACAAGTGCAAGAAATGTTAGATATGGGTACAATTCCTGCATTAGATGTACGTAACCAATGTTCTGGTTTTATATATGCAATGTCTGTTGCAGACCAGTTTATAAAAACAGGAATGTATAAAAATATTTTGGTAATTGGAGCTGAAAATCATTCTGGTGGATTAGATAAATCTACAAGAGGAAGAAATATTTCGGTTATTTTTGGTGATGGAGCAGGGGCAGCGGTACTTTCTAGAAGTGAAGAAGCTGGAAAAGGAATTTTATCTACTCATTTACATTCGGAAGGAAAACATGCTAAAGAATTGGTTTTAGAAGGTCCGTCTACAGGAAAATGGGTTCCTGGAATTATTGAAAGAAATGATCCAGATGATGTTTCTTATTTCCCTTATATGAATGGTCAATTTGTGTTTAAACATGCAATAACACGTTTTTCTGAGGCAATTGTAGAGGGGTTAACAGCTAATAAATTAGACAAGGAAGATATTGATATGTTAATTCCGCATCAAGCAAATTTACGTATTGCTCAATTTATACAAAAGAAGTTTAAGTTATCTGATGATCAGGTTTTTAATAATATTCAAAAATATGGAAACACAACTGCAGCTTCTGTAATTATAGCCTTAACAGAAGCTTGGGAAGAAGGTAAAATAAAAGAGAACGACTTAGTTGTTTTAGCAGCTTTTGGTAGTGGTTTTACTTGGGGAAGCGTTATTATTAGATGGTAA
- the htpG gene encoding molecular chaperone HtpG, with translation MAKGNINVSVENIFPLIKKFLYSDHEIFLRELISNGTDATSKLKHLIAIGEAKTELGDAKIEVSIDKEAKTITIKDQGLGMTADEVEKYINQIAFSGAEEFLDKYKDNEAGIIGHFGLGFYSAFMVAEKVELITKSFKDAPAAHWTCDGSPEFTLVESDKKDRGTEIVLHVAEDSLDFLEDSKIEGLLNKYNRFNQVPIKFGTEEINDPEFTPATTKDADGKETTEPHKQITVDKIINNTEPAWTKAPADLSDEDYENFYRELYPMQFEESLFHIHLNVDYPFNLTGILFFPKLSPSMDVQKDKIQLYQNQVFVTDNVEGIVPDFLQMLKGVIDSPDIPLNVSRSGLQADGAVKKISGYITKKVGDKLASLFKKDRADFETKWNDIKVIIEYGMLSEDKFFDKAKKFALYPTVANSYFTFDELIEKTKDSQTDKEGNHVILYTSNKEAQHSYIQNATAKGYEVLLLDSPIISHLMQKLEGGDAKVKFSRVDADHVENLIKKDENVISKLSDDEIATLKPIIEGAVNSKTYTVQLEAMDSDSSPFMITVPEFMRRMKEMQASGGGGMMGMGNFPDMYNLVVNTNSPLVSEILNNKDEATQKGLVSQAFDLAKLSQNLLHGEELTNFIKRSYELIK, from the coding sequence ATGGCAAAAGGAAATATTAATGTATCGGTAGAAAACATTTTTCCACTGATTAAAAAATTCTTGTATTCTGATCACGAAATTTTTTTACGTGAGTTAATTTCTAACGGAACAGATGCAACTTCTAAACTAAAACACTTAATTGCTATTGGTGAAGCAAAAACTGAATTAGGTGATGCTAAGATTGAAGTAAGCATCGATAAAGAAGCAAAGACTATTACAATTAAAGATCAAGGTTTAGGAATGACTGCAGATGAGGTTGAAAAATACATCAACCAAATTGCATTTTCTGGAGCTGAAGAATTTTTAGATAAATATAAAGACAACGAAGCAGGAATTATCGGTCATTTTGGACTTGGGTTTTACTCTGCATTTATGGTTGCAGAAAAAGTAGAATTAATTACAAAATCTTTTAAAGACGCACCTGCTGCACATTGGACTTGTGATGGTTCTCCAGAATTTACGTTGGTAGAAAGCGATAAAAAAGATAGAGGTACAGAAATTGTTTTACACGTTGCAGAAGATTCTTTAGACTTCTTAGAAGACAGTAAAATTGAAGGTTTATTAAACAAATACAATCGTTTTAACCAAGTGCCAATTAAATTTGGAACAGAAGAAATTAACGATCCAGAGTTTACACCTGCAACTACAAAAGATGCAGATGGTAAAGAAACTACAGAGCCTCATAAACAAATTACTGTAGATAAAATTATTAACAATACAGAACCTGCTTGGACAAAAGCCCCTGCAGATTTAAGTGATGAAGATTACGAAAATTTCTACAGAGAATTGTATCCAATGCAATTTGAAGAGTCTTTATTTCACATTCACTTAAATGTAGATTATCCTTTTAACTTAACAGGAATTTTATTTTTCCCTAAGTTATCTCCATCAATGGATGTACAAAAGGATAAAATTCAATTATACCAAAATCAAGTTTTTGTAACGGATAATGTAGAAGGGATTGTACCTGATTTCTTACAGATGTTAAAAGGTGTTATCGATTCTCCAGATATTCCTTTAAACGTTTCTCGTTCTGGTTTACAAGCAGACGGAGCCGTAAAGAAAATTTCTGGTTATATTACTAAAAAAGTAGGTGATAAATTAGCGTCTCTATTCAAAAAAGACAGAGCCGATTTTGAAACAAAATGGAACGATATTAAAGTAATTATTGAATACGGAATGTTGTCTGAAGATAAATTCTTTGACAAAGCAAAGAAATTTGCCTTGTACCCAACAGTTGCAAATTCTTATTTTACGTTTGATGAGTTAATTGAAAAAACAAAAGATTCCCAGACTGATAAAGAAGGAAATCACGTTATTTTATATACCTCAAACAAAGAAGCACAACACAGTTATATTCAAAATGCAACAGCAAAAGGATATGAAGTATTGTTATTAGATTCTCCTATTATTTCTCATTTAATGCAGAAATTAGAAGGTGGTGATGCAAAAGTAAAATTCTCTAGAGTTGATGCCGATCATGTAGAAAACTTAATTAAGAAAGACGAGAACGTAATTTCTAAATTATCTGATGATGAAATTGCAACTTTAAAACCAATTATTGAAGGTGCAGTAAATTCTAAAACATATACAGTACAATTAGAAGCAATGGATTCTGATTCTTCTCCGTTTATGATTACAGTACCAGAATTTATGCGTAGAATGAAAGAAATGCAAGCTTCTGGTGGTGGCGGAATGATGGGTATGGGTAATTTTCCAGACATGTACAACTTAGTGGTAAACACAAACAGCCCATTAGTTTCAGAGATTTTAAATAATAAAGATGAAGCTACACAGAAAGGTTTAGTTTCTCAGGCTTTTGATTTAGCTAAATTATCTCAAAACCTTTTACATGGAGAAGAGTTAACAAACTTTATAAAACGTTCTTACGAGTTGATAAAATAG
- a CDS encoding cupin domain-containing protein has product MKLTHTNSLPEIGVSHNTDIKKKVFIEKGAVPQLMMFGSATFTPGQTVETHKHDTMYEVFYIQSGKAEFIVNDKKMILISGDCITIEQGEFHSMNNPFLEDVTWVYFGIATDNQD; this is encoded by the coding sequence ATGAAACTAACACATACAAACAGTTTACCAGAAATAGGTGTAAGCCATAACACAGATATTAAGAAAAAGGTTTTTATAGAAAAAGGAGCCGTACCACAATTAATGATGTTTGGTTCTGCAACTTTTACACCAGGGCAAACTGTAGAAACACATAAGCATGACACCATGTATGAGGTTTTTTACATACAATCTGGTAAAGCAGAATTTATTGTGAATGATAAAAAAATGATATTAATTTCTGGTGATTGTATCACTATAGAACAAGGTGAGTTTCATTCTATGAACAATCCTTTTTTAGAGGATGTAACTTGGGTTTATTTCGGAATTGCAACAGACAATCAAGACTAA
- a CDS encoding DUF3124 domain-containing protein, which produces MKKYILLLILGLLILSCKEEKEVSSMNVKNWTKRYANINPKDSLEYGKSYLSIYSQIYSVSEHKTHSLTAMVSLRNTSDTDTIYLLNAKYYDTHGKTVRTYFKKPIYLAPLETTEIIIDEVDTEGGTGSNFIFEWKVPKGCPEPLFEGIMNSTKGQQGLSFSTQSKRIK; this is translated from the coding sequence ATGAAAAAATACATACTACTTTTAATACTAGGTCTTTTAATATTAAGTTGCAAAGAAGAGAAAGAAGTAAGCTCTATGAATGTAAAAAATTGGACCAAAAGATATGCGAATATCAATCCAAAAGATTCTTTAGAATACGGAAAATCGTACCTTTCTATATACTCTCAAATCTATAGTGTTTCAGAACACAAAACACATAGTTTAACCGCTATGGTTAGTTTAAGAAATACAAGTGATACAGATACTATTTACCTATTAAATGCGAAGTATTATGATACCCATGGTAAAACGGTACGCACGTATTTTAAAAAACCTATTTATTTAGCGCCATTAGAAACTACAGAAATTATAATAGACGAAGTTGATACTGAAGGAGGAACTGGCTCTAACTTTATTTTTGAATGGAAAGTACCAAAAGGCTGTCCGGAACCTTTATTTGAAGGCATTATGAACTCTACAAAAGGACAACAAGGTTTGTCTTTTTCTACACAATCTAAACGAATTAAATAG
- a CDS encoding carboxypeptidase-like regulatory domain-containing protein produces MKTQFNLSIKTPCSEKFNNFTKTNNGGFCNSCNKEVIDFTKMTSHQIIQYFKKPKNDTCGVFNKTQLTSYQEKTIPKNRWQFRTLAGFSLSIISLFSINEIKAQEQKNNTEIHKNILTNKIVSTEQQKPQIVKGVISDADGVLPGASIVLKGTTIGVVTNFDGEFTFPKPLQKGDILMVSYLGYKTENVFIKENKLDIKLNYNLELKLDSCIIMGKVATKEVFKTKRSLWRKLTSKN; encoded by the coding sequence ATGAAAACGCAATTTAACTTATCAATAAAAACACCTTGTTCAGAAAAGTTTAACAATTTTACAAAAACGAACAACGGAGGCTTTTGTAATTCTTGTAACAAAGAAGTTATCGACTTTACAAAAATGACTTCTCATCAAATTATTCAATATTTTAAGAAACCTAAAAATGACACTTGCGGTGTTTTTAATAAAACGCAATTAACTTCATATCAAGAAAAAACGATTCCTAAAAATAGATGGCAATTTAGAACCCTTGCAGGATTCAGTTTATCTATTATTTCTTTGTTTTCTATAAATGAAATAAAAGCACAAGAACAGAAAAACAATACAGAAATTCATAAAAATATTCTAACAAATAAAATTGTTTCTACAGAGCAACAGAAACCGCAAATTGTAAAAGGAGTTATTAGCGATGCAGACGGAGTTTTACCTGGTGCTAGTATTGTTTTAAAAGGAACTACAATTGGTGTTGTTACCAATTTTGATGGCGAATTTACGTTTCCGAAACCTTTACAGAAAGGAGATATACTAATGGTAAGTTACTTAGGCTACAAAACAGAAAACGTATTTATTAAAGAAAATAAATTAGATATAAAACTAAATTATAACTTAGAGTTAAAACTAGATTCTTGTATTATAATGGGTAAAGTTGCTACTAAAGAAGTCTTTAAAACCAAACGTTCTTTATGGAGAAAGTTAACTTCTAAAAATTAA
- a CDS encoding transglutaminase domain-containing protein — MIACYSNAQKDNFKHINFTKADSIAHIYKDKSVNSLPILSLLLTSKLDTDVEKFRAIYSWVSRNIKGDHAAVSKNTRKRKRFKNDSTKLTQWNNSFNKVLFKKLLKDKKTVCTGYAYLIRELCTLANIESKIIDGYGRSAVVNIGKLSIPNHSWNAVKLNNKWYLADATWSTGYTDLSTNTFIFDYNDGYFLTEPQLFIKSHFPLDKKWSLLQKETILTDKFVNAPLIYGATFKHQIVPIYPKEMINNISKNGEIIFQLQAKETIDLNKIEIQIGKSISAIKPSFISRKNQFIFINYKFKIKGFYDVHLRYKNNVIATYTFKVNS; from the coding sequence ATGATTGCATGTTATTCGAACGCCCAAAAAGATAATTTTAAACACATCAACTTTACAAAGGCAGACAGTATTGCTCATATCTATAAGGATAAAAGTGTAAATAGTTTGCCCATACTTTCTCTTCTTTTAACATCTAAATTAGATACTGATGTAGAAAAATTTAGAGCTATTTATAGTTGGGTTTCTAGAAATATAAAAGGCGATCATGCGGCTGTTTCTAAAAACACAAGAAAAAGGAAAAGATTTAAAAATGATAGCACAAAACTTACTCAATGGAACAATTCTTTTAACAAAGTCCTCTTTAAAAAATTATTAAAAGATAAGAAAACGGTTTGCACAGGTTATGCTTATTTAATTAGAGAATTATGTACACTAGCAAATATAGAATCTAAAATTATTGATGGATATGGAAGAAGTGCAGTTGTAAATATTGGTAAATTATCAATTCCGAATCATTCTTGGAATGCTGTAAAATTGAACAATAAATGGTATTTAGCAGATGCAACTTGGTCTACTGGTTATACAGATTTAAGTACAAATACTTTTATTTTTGATTATAATGATGGTTATTTTTTAACCGAACCTCAATTATTTATTAAAAGTCATTTTCCTTTAGATAAAAAATGGAGCCTTCTACAAAAAGAGACAATATTAACAGATAAATTTGTTAATGCTCCCTTAATTTACGGAGCGACTTTTAAACATCAAATAGTGCCCATTTATCCAAAAGAAATGATAAACAACATTTCTAAAAATGGAGAAATTATATTTCAACTTCAGGCAAAAGAAACTATCGATTTAAATAAGATTGAAATTCAAATAGGAAAAAGTATATCTGCAATAAAACCCTCATTCATTTCAAGAAAAAACCAGTTCATCTTTATCAACTATAAATTTAAAATAAAAGGTTTTTATGATGTTCATTTACGCTATAAAAATAATGTAATAGCTACATATACCTTTAAAGTAAATAGCTAA
- the ypfJ gene encoding KPN_02809 family neutral zinc metallopeptidase, which yields MKWKGNRKSANVDDRRGASSGGSSGGGLGGLSPMLIGLLLKLVTSKKGLIIVGIVLAVMYFTGNNPLNFLTGNTNNQIQSSTTYKGTAKENELAEFSATILANTEDVWNKIIPNYREPTLVLFTGSVSSACGNASSATGPFYCPGDEKLYIDLSFFDEMEKKLNAPGDFAQAYVIAHEVGHHIQNITGMNRKVQAMRGKVSTTEYNKYSVMLELQADFYAGVWANHSQRINKMMESGDLEEALNAANAIGDDRLQKNATGRVVPDSFTHGTSAQRMRWFKKGFETGDVNQGDTFNARSL from the coding sequence ATGAAATGGAAAGGAAATAGAAAAAGTGCTAATGTAGATGATAGAAGAGGTGCTTCTTCTGGCGGAAGTTCTGGTGGTGGACTAGGTGGTTTAAGTCCTATGTTAATTGGTCTTTTATTAAAGTTGGTTACGTCTAAAAAAGGACTAATTATTGTAGGTATTGTTTTGGCTGTAATGTATTTTACAGGTAACAATCCTTTAAACTTTTTAACAGGTAATACAAACAACCAAATACAGTCGTCTACTACTTATAAAGGAACTGCAAAAGAGAATGAATTGGCAGAATTTAGTGCTACCATTTTAGCAAATACAGAAGATGTTTGGAATAAAATAATTCCGAATTACAGAGAGCCTACTTTAGTTCTTTTTACTGGTTCTGTAAGTTCTGCCTGTGGAAACGCATCGAGTGCAACAGGACCTTTTTACTGTCCTGGTGATGAAAAATTATACATAGATTTAAGTTTTTTTGATGAAATGGAGAAGAAACTAAATGCCCCAGGAGATTTTGCGCAAGCTTATGTAATTGCACATGAAGTTGGGCATCATATTCAGAATATTACAGGTATGAATAGAAAAGTACAAGCCATGCGAGGTAAAGTAAGTACAACAGAATATAATAAATACTCTGTAATGTTAGAATTACAAGCAGATTTTTATGCAGGTGTTTGGGCAAATCATTCTCAAAGAATTAATAAAATGATGGAAAGCGGCGATTTAGAAGAAGCATTAAATGCAGCAAACGCCATTGGAGATGATCGTTTACAAAAAAATGCTACAGGAAGGGTTGTACCCGATTCTTTTACCCACGGAACTTCTGCCCAACGTATGCGTTGGTTTAAAAAAGGTTTTGAAACAGGCGATGTAAATCAAGGAGATACTTTTAACGCAAGATCTTTGTAA
- a CDS encoding DUF6263 family protein, which produces MKKLLILFLAVSANLSFAQEAILLRLNYEKGATYGVSMNVSQEMGTVMSMGMVMDMEIKVTDVKDDTYNCEMKFTKMTMDMLQGGQVMSFDSTKSDEELDETGKMMKAQMGPMLKTLISAKGNNLGEILEVTVAPNVPGVGDMAKQSSNVVYPKEALNVGSTWTMTKEEKGMKMDFLYTVKSITGDKVILDLSGDVTGMATGKISGNMDVDRASGIPENSLINMDLSVSGQELKSKITMTMAKK; this is translated from the coding sequence ATGAAAAAATTGTTAATCTTATTTCTAGCAGTATCAGCAAACTTAAGCTTTGCGCAAGAAGCTATATTGCTTAGATTAAATTATGAAAAAGGAGCTACTTATGGTGTTTCTATGAATGTCTCTCAAGAAATGGGTACTGTGATGTCTATGGGGATGGTTATGGATATGGAAATAAAAGTGACAGATGTAAAAGATGATACGTATAATTGTGAAATGAAATTTACAAAAATGACCATGGATATGTTACAGGGTGGTCAAGTAATGAGCTTTGATTCTACTAAAAGTGATGAGGAATTAGATGAGACTGGTAAAATGATGAAAGCTCAAATGGGACCAATGCTTAAAACTTTAATTTCTGCTAAAGGGAATAATTTAGGTGAAATTTTAGAGGTAACAGTAGCGCCAAACGTTCCTGGTGTAGGTGATATGGCAAAACAATCTAGCAACGTGGTTTACCCTAAAGAAGCATTAAATGTTGGTAGTACTTGGACGATGACTAAAGAAGAAAAAGGAATGAAAATGGATTTCTTATACACTGTTAAATCAATTACTGGTGATAAAGTAATACTAGATTTATCTGGTGATGTTACTGGTATGGCTACAGGAAAAATTTCTGGAAATATGGATGTTGATAGAGCGTCTGGAATACCTGAAAATTCGTTAATAAATATGGATCTATCTGTTAGCGGACAAGAGCTTAAGTCGAAAATAACAATGACAATGGCTAAGAAATAA